The Actinosynnema mirum DSM 43827 genomic interval GGCGGCGAGGAGGACCCGGAGTGCAGGCTCGACGAGCTGGTCACGACGGGGGCCGCGACCGAGCGGCGGCTGGAGTCGCTGCGGCGGCTGCTGGAGTCGCGGGGGAAGCTGGAGGAGTACGACTAGGGGGCGGTCCACCGGGCCACTGAGGGTGGTCCGGTTCCGGATTACCGCGCGCAGCCGTTCACCGGATCAGGCGGCCTACCCCTGAACACGGCCGGTGGAAGCGGCTGCGCGGAGTAACGTCCGCCGAGTGGCAAGGGTGATCGGAATCGGCGGGATCTTCCTCAGAGCGCGCAATCCCGCCCGCCTCGCGGCCTGGTACCGGGCGCACCTCGGCATCCCCATGAACGACCGGGGGACGGTGACCTTCCACTGGGAGGAGACCGCGACCCGCGACAACCCCGGAACCACCACCCTCGCGCTGTTCGCCCAGGACACCGACTACTTCGGCGAACCCGGCCAGCGGGCCATGCTCAACCTGCGGGTGGACGACCTCGCGGCGCTGCTCGACCGGCTGCGGGCGCACGGCGTCGAGGTGCTGGAGCAGACCGAGGACTCCGAGTACGGGCGGTTCGGGTGGTGCGTCGACCCCGAGGGCAACCGGGTCGAGCTGTGGGAGCCCGCGCGCGGCATGTGAGCCGCGCGCGGGCCCTCAGCGCTACATCAGCTCCAGCACGAACGGCAGCTCCTGCGGCGCGTACCAGGCCAGCTCGTGGTCCTCGGCGCTGCCGACCGCGAAGTCCGCGTCCGGGTCGCCCAGGTCCGCGGCGTCGATCACGTCGGCCGCCTCGCGCACCGCGTCCTCGGCCTCGGCCGTGTCCAGGTGCACCGCGGCGATCTTCTTGAGCGGGATCGCCCCGGACAGCTTGACCACCGAGAAGTCCAGGTCGGGCCGCAGCTTCACCGCGCCGTCCTCCACGTCCACCGACACCACCGCGCGCCGGGGGCGGGCCTTCTCGTCGCCCGACAGCTCCTGGCCGAGCAGCCGCAGCGACGCCCGCGCGGCGTCGAGCATCGCGGCGTACTCCAGCTCCTCGGTGTCCCCCGCCGCGTACGACTCGCGCAGCGCCGGGGTCAGCGCGAACCCGGTCCCGCCGACCGGGGCGAACTCGCCCGTCTCGACCAGGGCGCGCAGCGACGCGACCGTGGCGGGCAGGTAGACCCTCATCCGGACACCGTTCCCATCAGTTCCTCCACCGACTCCTCGACCATGCCCGCGAGGACGTCCACGTCCGGCATCGCGTCACGGTCAGCGTTCAGCCCGAAGTACACACCACCGTCGTAGGACGTGACGCCGATCGCCAGCGCCTGGCTCCTGGCCAGCGGCACCACGGGGAACATCTCCGTCATCCTCGCGCCCGACGCGTACAGCGGCACCTGCGGGCCCGGCACGTTCGTGACCACGACGTTGAACAGCCGCTTCGAGAAGGAGCTGGCCGCCCGCGCGCCGAGCGCGTGCAGCGTGGGCGGGGCGAACCCGCTGACCCGCACCAGGGTCTGCGCGGCGACCTTCTGCGCGGACTCCTGGTGGGCGCGGGTGGCGTGGCTGACGTGGTGCAGCCGCACCACCGGGTTCGGCTCCCCCACCGGCAGGTCCACCAGGTACGCGGACACCTCGCCCGGCTTGCCGTCGGCCGAGCGCACCGACATGGGCGTCATGGCGCGCATGGTCGTGCTGGCCGAGACGACCTCGCCGCGCGAGAGCAGCCAGGCGCGCAGCGCGCCGGTCAGCGCGGCGAGGACGCCGTCGTTGACCGTGCCGCCGTGCGCCCTGCGGATGGCGCGGAACTCGTCCAGGCGGGTCCTGGCCACCGCGAACCGGCGCTGCGGCGAGGAGATCCGCACGTTGAGCGGGCTGCCCGGCGCGGGCGTGGCGGCGGTGCGCACGGCCGAGAGGAGGCCGCCGAGCGCGTCGGTGGCCTTGCGGACGGTGGCGACCGTGTCCAGCGCGGCCGAGCGGGCGTTCTCCACCACCTCGCCGGGCCGCTGCACCGCCTCGGCGACCGCGTCCACGACCAGCTGCAGGCCGCTGGGCTCCGGCTGCGGCATCCACAGGTTCTCGACCTGGCGGCGCGGGGACGCGGACACGTCGAGCATCACCTGGGTGATGTCGGGCGCGCCGACGCCGTCCACCATCGCCTGGTGGGTCTTGGTGACCACGGCGATCCGGTTCCGCGCCAGGCCCTCCACCAGGTAGGCCTCCCACAGCGGTCGGGTGTTGTCGAGCGGGCGCGACATGAGCCTGCCGACCAGGTCGTGCAGCTGCTGGTCGGTGCCCGGCGTGGGCAGCGCGGAGCGGCGCACGTGGTAGGTGACGTCGAAGTCCTGGTCGTCCACCCACACCGGGCGGGCGAGCCTGCCCGGCACGTGCACCACCTTGCGCCGGTAGCGCGGGGCCAGCGAGAGCCGCTGCTCGACCAGGTCGACCAGCCGGTCGTAGTCGAAACCGGCCTTGGGCCTGCGGAACACCGCGACGCTGCCGACGTGCATCGGCGTCGACGCGTCCTCCAGGTAGAGGTACGAGGCGTCCAGCGCGGACAGTCGGTCGGGCATGGGGCCAGGCTATCCGCTGCACCGCTCGACGAGGCGGCTCACGGCCGCGACCTCGGCGGCGTCGCGGCGGGCCCGGCCGAGCCGGATGCGGGCGGCGGCGGGCATGGCGCGGCGCACGGCGGCGTCGACGCGGCCCGCCAGGAACGCGCCGAGGAACGCGCCCCTGACCGGCCTGCGCAGCGGCGCGACCCGGCCGACCTCGACGGCGAGCCAGCTGAGCGCGACGTCCAGGCTGCGGTCGCCGCGCGCGGCGTCGGCCCAGTCCACGAGCACCGGGCCGTCCGGGCCGAGCACGACGTTGCCGGGGTGCAGGTCCAGGTGCAGCAGGGCGCCGTCGCCGGGCAGGAAGTCGGGGGCGGGGACGGCGTCCAGGTCGCGGTGCAGGCGGGCGAGCTGGCGGCCGAGGCGGCGGGCGCGCCACGGCTTGGCGTCCAGCTCCTGCGACATGCGCGGGCCGGGCACGTACTCCATGACGATCTCGGTGGCGTCGGCCTCGGCGACCCTGGGCACCGGGATGCCGTGGGCGCGCAGGTGGCGCATCAGCTCGGCCTCCGGCCGGGGGTCGCGGCCGGAGCGGCTGCGCTTGCGGAGCAGGCCGTCCGGGCGCAGGAAGACGTCGGCCTCGCGGCCTCGGGCCAGCAGGTGGTCACGGTGCGCGACGTTGCGCAGACGCGGGGTCATGGGACGATCATCACAGTTGACAGCTGATCCGCAAGGGCTGATCGGGGGTTTCGTGGTGCGCCGGGCGGAGGTGCGACCATGCACGCGTGGAGATCTCGCCCAAGGACAGGTTCGTCACGGTCTACGGCCGCAAGCCCGTGCTGGAGGCGCTGGACGACCCTCGGTTGGAGGTCGACAAGGTGCTGATGGCGGAGGGCGCGCGCGGGCCCGCCGCCAAGGAGATCCTGGACGCCGCCTCGCGGCGCGGGGTCAGGGTGCAGCGGGCGACCGCGCAGCGGGTGAAGGTGCTGGCGGGCAACGGCAGGCACGACCAGGGCGTGCTGGCGGACGTGGTCGCCCCGCGCATGGCGCCGCTCGCGCTGGCCCTGGAGTCCCGGCCGCGCGGGGTGCTGCTGCTGGACGGGATCACCACGCCCGCGAACGTGGGCATGATCCTGCGCACCGCCACGGCGGCGGGCGTGGAGGGGATCGTGGTGCCCCGGCGCGGGGTGGCGTCGATCGACCCGCTCGTGGTGAAGGCGTCGGCGGGGGTGGCGTTCCGGGCGCCGGTGCTGCGCTGCGGGACCGCCGCCGAGGCCGCCGCGCAGCTGCGGGCGGCGGGGTACCCGCTGTTCGCGCTGGACGCGTCGGCGAAGCGGAGCGTGTACGCGGCGGAGCTGCCGGAGCGGGCGGCGTTCGTGCTGGGCAGCGAGACGGCGGGGGTCTCGGACGGGGTCCGGGAGCACGTGACCGACTGGCTGTCGATCCCGATGGCGGCGGGCGTGGAGTCGCTGAACGTGGCGAGCGCGGCGGCGGTGCTGTGCTTCGAGGTGGTCCGCAGGCGCTCGCTCTGAGCGGGCCGGGTTCCTGAACCGGCTCGGCTCCTGAGCGGGCCTGCTTCCTGAGCGGGCCTGCTTCCTGGACGCGCCCGGCTTCCGGACGCGCGCTGGTGCGGGCACCGGGGTGTCCGGTGCCCGCACCAGCGTGGGTGGGCCCAGCGCCGTCACCGTCTTCGACGTCCCGGTCGTCGACGTGAGGGGGCCCTACCCGTTCGGCGTCCCGCTTCCGCCTCCCGCTCCTGGTAGCGGGGAAGTGGCCCGAAGTCGCGGAACGCCTCTTCGGATTGCCCGTGTTGTCCTTGCCCGTGCTGTCCGCTGATTCCACGGTACGCCCGAGCCACCCGGCTTGGAATTACTCGTCGGGGTGGCGGTTAGTGGTTTTTCCGTGACCGGGAACCGCGTTCATTAGCCCCTGAGGGGGATTGCCAGGAGGATTTCAAGTTCCTGGAGGGTGGTTTCCACCGACGTGTGGTGAACACCGACCATCCCGGCCGCCGCGGCGCCCCGCACGTTGACCGGCAGGTCGTCGACGAACACGCAGTCCCCCGGCTCCAGTCCCAGCTCGGAGGCGGTGAGCAGGTAGATCTCGGCGTCCGGCTTGGCCACGCCCGAGGCCCCCGAGGTGACCACCGCGTCGAACAGGTGACCCCACTCGCGGGGCGGCGCCCAGCGGCCGTCCGCGTTGCTCAGGATCGCCGTCCTGATGTCCTCGCGGCGCGCCCTCTCCACCGCGATCAGGAGTTCTTCGCTTCCGCTGTCGGTCAGCACGCCGCCGAAGTCGAGCACCAGTCCTCGCACCAGGCACAACTTACGCCCTCATTCGAACGGGTGAAGTCGGTCCAGGATGGCCCGGTTCGCGGGTCGTGTAGGTCATGACGTGGTTGCGGGAGTTGCAGGGGTACGGCGGGCTGGAACGGGCGCGGGACGCCTGGGGCGGTCAGGTGTGTCCGGGGGCGGTGCTGGAGCACCTGCGGCTGGTGCGGGTGGTCGTGGAGGCCGTGGACGGCAGGCGACCGCTGGGGCAGGTGCGCGCGGTGCTGACGGGGTCGGCGGCGCGGGAGGTCGGGCGGCTGCTCTCGCCGGGGACGTCGGGGACGGCGGTGGGCGGGCTGCGGATGTGCCGGGTGTCGGAGCGGGCGGCGGAGATCGCCGGGACGCTGCGGCGGGGCGCGCGGGTCCGGGCGCTGGCCGCGCGGGCGGAACTGGTGGAGGGCCGGTGGCTGCTGTCGCGCTTCCACCTGCTGCCGTGAGCCCCGCAAACGACCGCTGCGGCGGGATGGGGGCTCGCGGGGCGACCGGGCGGTGGGCGGCGCGCTGTGGGGCCACGGGGGCGCTGAGGGGCGGGGAACGGGCCTGCGGCGCGCACCAGCGCGGAACCGCGCGCGGTCGGGCGGCGGGCGAGCACTGCGGCCCCACCGGCACGACGCTTTCGGCTGGCCCGCACCACCGCGGCGCGGCCCGGTGCTGCGGCCTGACCGGCGCGGCCCCTCCAACCGCTCCGCGCCCCGGCGCCGCGCGGCCCACGCACCACCGCGCCGCAGTCCCGTGCCGCGGTTCGGCCGGAGTGACCCTTGCCTCCGCCTCGCGCGTCCTCGCCGGGCGCCAGCACTCGGGTGCACCGCACTCACGCCCCTGCCGGGAAAGCCCGCAGCCCCCGGACCGACTGGGGTCCGGGGGCTGCGGGAGCGGTGCGCCTGCGCGCCCCGGTCACCGCGTCGCGGTCACCGGGGTCGCCTGCGGGTCAGCCCTGCGGGCGGTTGCGCTGGCCCTTGGCCTGGGCGCGGGCCTGGGCGCGGCGCTCCTTGCGGGTGCCGCCCTGGCCTGCGCCGCCGCCCTGGTTGGCGCTGCCGTGGGACTCCGCGTCGCCGCTCTCGTCCGGACCGGTGTAGGTCAGGTTCGTGTTCGCGCGCGGGTCGAGGCCCTTGCCGCGCAGCGCGGCCGGGATCGGGGCGCCCGACAGCTGCGCCAGCGCGGAGCCCGCCGGGGCCTCGCGTCGGCGCTGCTCCTCCTGCTGCCTGGCCGCCGCCGCCTGCTGCTGGGCCTGGACCTGGGCCTGCTGCTGCGCCTCGGCCTGGGCCGCCGCGGCGGCGCGCGCGCGGGCGCGGCTGCCGGTCAGGTTGCCCGCGCCGTTGCTGATCGACACCTGCACCGGGGGCTCCGGGGCGGGCTCGGGCTCGGCGGCCTCGACCTGCAGGTTGAACAGGAAGCCGACGATCTCCTCCTTCAGCGCCTCCAACATGCCGTTGAACATGTCGAAGCCCTCCCGCTGGTACTCGATCAGCGGGTCGCGCTGGGCCATCGCCCGCAGGCCGATGCCCTCCTTGAGGTAGTCCATCTCGTAGAGGTGCTCGCGCCACTTGCGGTCGAGCACGGACAGCAGCACGCGGCGCTCCAGCTCGCGCATGGCGCCGGGGCCGACGCGGCCGTCGATGTCGGCCTCGCGGTTGCCGTACGCCTCCAGCGCGTCCTCCTGCACGCGGGCGCGCAGGTCCTCGCGGCTGAGGTCGTCCTCGGCGTCGAGCAGCGCCTTGGCGTCCAGCGACACCGGGTAGAGCGTCTTGAGGGCCGTCCACAGCTTGTCGAGGTCCCAGTCCTCGGAGTAGCCGTCGGCGGTGGCGCCGTCGACGTACTCGCCGGTGACGTCCTTGATCATGTGGGTGACCTGCTCGCGCAGGTCCTCGCCCGCGAGGACGCGGTGGCGCTCGGCGTAGATCACCTTGCGCTGCTCGTTCATGACCTCGTCGTACTTGAGGACGTTCTTGCGGATCTCGAAGTTCTGCTGCTCGACCTGGGTCTGCGCGCTGCGGATCGCGTTGGTGACCCACTTGTGCTCGATGGGCAGCTCGTCCGGCACCTTCAGGCGGGTCATCACGTTCTCGACCATGGCCGCGTT includes:
- a CDS encoding TrmH family RNA methyltransferase, which encodes MEISPKDRFVTVYGRKPVLEALDDPRLEVDKVLMAEGARGPAAKEILDAASRRGVRVQRATAQRVKVLAGNGRHDQGVLADVVAPRMAPLALALESRPRGVLLLDGITTPANVGMILRTATAAGVEGIVVPRRGVASIDPLVVKASAGVAFRAPVLRCGTAAEAAAQLRAAGYPLFALDASAKRSVYAAELPERAAFVLGSETAGVSDGVREHVTDWLSIPMAAGVESLNVASAAAVLCFEVVRRRSL
- a CDS encoding HAD-IA family hydrolase is translated as MCLVRGLVLDFGGVLTDSGSEELLIAVERARREDIRTAILSNADGRWAPPREWGHLFDAVVTSGASGVAKPDAEIYLLTASELGLEPGDCVFVDDLPVNVRGAAAAGMVGVHHTSVETTLQELEILLAIPLRG
- a CDS encoding DUF6912 family protein, yielding MRVYLPATVASLRALVETGEFAPVGGTGFALTPALRESYAAGDTEELEYAAMLDAARASLRLLGQELSGDEKARPRRAVVSVDVEDGAVKLRPDLDFSVVKLSGAIPLKKIAAVHLDTAEAEDAVREAADVIDAADLGDPDADFAVGSAEDHELAWYAPQELPFVLELM
- a CDS encoding Rv3235 family protein, with product MTWLRELQGYGGLERARDAWGGQVCPGAVLEHLRLVRVVVEAVDGRRPLGQVRAVLTGSAAREVGRLLSPGTSGTAVGGLRMCRVSERAAEIAGTLRRGARVRALAARAELVEGRWLLSRFHLLP
- a CDS encoding VOC family protein, which gives rise to MARVIGIGGIFLRARNPARLAAWYRAHLGIPMNDRGTVTFHWEETATRDNPGTTTLALFAQDTDYFGEPGQRAMLNLRVDDLAALLDRLRAHGVEVLEQTEDSEYGRFGWCVDPEGNRVELWEPARGM
- a CDS encoding phosphotransferase: MTPRLRNVAHRDHLLARGREADVFLRPDGLLRKRSRSGRDPRPEAELMRHLRAHGIPVPRVAEADATEIVMEYVPGPRMSQELDAKPWRARRLGRQLARLHRDLDAVPAPDFLPGDGALLHLDLHPGNVVLGPDGPVLVDWADAARGDRSLDVALSWLAVEVGRVAPLRRPVRGAFLGAFLAGRVDAAVRRAMPAAARIRLGRARRDAAEVAAVSRLVERCSG
- a CDS encoding WS/DGAT/MGAT family O-acyltransferase, producing the protein MPDRLSALDASYLYLEDASTPMHVGSVAVFRRPKAGFDYDRLVDLVEQRLSLAPRYRRKVVHVPGRLARPVWVDDQDFDVTYHVRRSALPTPGTDQQLHDLVGRLMSRPLDNTRPLWEAYLVEGLARNRIAVVTKTHQAMVDGVGAPDITQVMLDVSASPRRQVENLWMPQPEPSGLQLVVDAVAEAVQRPGEVVENARSAALDTVATVRKATDALGGLLSAVRTAATPAPGSPLNVRISSPQRRFAVARTRLDEFRAIRRAHGGTVNDGVLAALTGALRAWLLSRGEVVSASTTMRAMTPMSVRSADGKPGEVSAYLVDLPVGEPNPVVRLHHVSHATRAHQESAQKVAAQTLVRVSGFAPPTLHALGARAASSFSKRLFNVVVTNVPGPQVPLYASGARMTEMFPVVPLARSQALAIGVTSYDGGVYFGLNADRDAMPDVDVLAGMVEESVEELMGTVSG